A single Providencia manganoxydans DNA region contains:
- a CDS encoding type I DNA topoisomerase: MSNQLPFATEKNEVCPECGAPLVIRNGTHGPFFACSTYPQCHYIKPMRPSTENPIIKVLEGQACPQCGHDLVLKQGRFGMFIGCSNYPECEHIELIDKPDETKVSCPQCNTGHLLQRKSRFGKTFYACDSYPTCQFIINNKPIAGECEFCHYPLLMEKKGTQGVRLCCASKRCGKPQKE; encoded by the coding sequence ATGTCGAATCAATTGCCTTTTGCAACAGAAAAAAATGAAGTTTGTCCTGAGTGCGGTGCACCGCTCGTGATCCGTAATGGCACACATGGGCCTTTTTTTGCCTGTTCCACATATCCTCAGTGCCATTATATTAAACCTATGCGTCCTTCCACAGAAAACCCTATTATCAAGGTTTTAGAAGGACAGGCGTGTCCTCAATGTGGGCACGATTTGGTTTTGAAGCAAGGCCGATTTGGTATGTTTATTGGCTGTAGTAATTACCCTGAATGTGAGCATATAGAACTTATTGATAAACCTGACGAAACAAAAGTATCTTGCCCTCAGTGCAATACAGGGCACCTTTTACAACGTAAGTCTAGGTTTGGAAAGACTTTTTATGCATGTGACAGCTATCCGACTTGCCAGTTTATTATTAACAATAAACCTATCGCTGGTGAGTGTGAATTTTGTCATTATCCATTACTTATGGAAAAAAAGGGGACTCAAGGAGTAAGATTGTGTTGTGCAAGTAAACGTTGTGGTAAACCACAAAAAGAATAA
- the dprA gene encoding DNA-processing protein DprA → METQEIWLRMSQVSRLSPSSASKIITELILLGNINIATLQRCGLSELQSLQFIHFPSVKITQARKWLEKEENQLITFSSGLYPFLLAQIASPPLVLFTIGRCELMTLAQIAIVGSRQTSEYGRKWAEKFASAFVSYKLAITSGLAFGIDAISHRAALDSNGNTLAVLGSGLANIYPKQHTALAEQIKENGVLISEYFPDAPPLAKQFPRRNRIISGLCKATVVIEAGLKSGSLITARYAIEQNRDLFTIPAPLGHPAFSGNHWLLQQGAYPLTAPEDIKHHIDIGLNWLPLEPLSEEKMSVKFNQVECEVLSVLEYQPTSIDVVAERMQKSIAEVASILTELEIEGVIASVAGGYIKLS, encoded by the coding sequence ATGGAAACCCAAGAAATTTGGTTAAGGATGTCTCAGGTCAGTCGGCTTTCGCCGAGTAGTGCATCAAAAATTATTACTGAACTCATACTATTGGGTAATATAAATATAGCTACCTTGCAGCGGTGTGGGTTGAGTGAGCTGCAAAGTCTACAGTTCATACATTTCCCATCAGTAAAGATAACTCAAGCACGAAAGTGGTTAGAGAAAGAAGAAAATCAATTGATTACTTTTAGTAGTGGCTTATATCCATTTCTTCTAGCCCAAATCGCGAGCCCGCCGTTAGTGCTTTTTACAATTGGGCGCTGTGAATTGATGACGTTAGCCCAAATAGCAATAGTTGGTAGCCGACAAACAAGTGAGTACGGGCGCAAATGGGCTGAGAAGTTTGCAAGTGCATTTGTTAGTTACAAATTGGCGATTACCAGTGGACTTGCTTTTGGTATTGATGCTATTAGTCACCGAGCTGCTCTTGATTCAAATGGCAATACGCTAGCGGTTTTAGGTAGTGGACTAGCGAATATTTATCCTAAACAGCATACTGCTCTAGCTGAACAAATAAAGGAAAATGGGGTTTTAATCTCAGAATATTTTCCTGATGCGCCGCCATTAGCCAAGCAATTTCCGCGGCGAAATCGTATTATTAGTGGCTTATGTAAAGCAACAGTTGTTATCGAAGCTGGGTTGAAAAGCGGTTCTCTCATTACAGCACGTTACGCCATTGAGCAAAATAGAGATCTTTTTACGATACCAGCTCCGTTAGGCCATCCTGCTTTTAGTGGTAATCATTGGCTATTACAGCAAGGAGCATATCCATTAACTGCTCCTGAAGATATTAAACATCACATTGATATTGGTTTAAATTGGTTACCATTAGAGCCATTATCTGAAGAAAAAATGAGTGTTAAGTTTAATCAAGTAGAATGCGAGGTATTAAGCGTACTTGAATATCAACCGACATCTATAGATGTGGTTGCGGAGCGTATGCAAAAATCAATCGCAGAGGTTGCTTCTATTTTGACTGAATTAGAAATAGAAGGTGTAATTGCTTCTGTCGCTGGTGGATATATCAAATTGAGTTAG
- the def gene encoding peptide deformylase, with protein sequence MSVLNVLHYPDERLRTIAKPVEIVNAEIQRIIDDMFETMYEEEGIGLAATQVNIHQRIIVIDVSETRDQRLVLINPELLDKSGETGIEEGCLSIPEQHGFVPRAENVKVRALDYNGEVFELEADGLLAICIQHEMDHLVGKLFVDYLSPLKRQRIRQKVEKLDRMRAKEAKTAN encoded by the coding sequence ATGTCAGTATTAAATGTATTACATTATCCAGACGAACGCTTACGCACAATCGCTAAGCCAGTAGAAATAGTTAATGCCGAAATTCAACGTATTATCGATGATATGTTCGAAACGATGTACGAAGAAGAAGGTATTGGTCTTGCTGCGACCCAAGTAAACATCCACCAGCGTATTATCGTTATTGATGTTTCTGAGACTCGCGATCAGCGCCTCGTACTTATTAACCCTGAATTATTAGATAAATCAGGTGAAACAGGTATTGAAGAAGGTTGCCTCTCTATACCAGAACAACACGGCTTCGTTCCACGAGCAGAAAACGTTAAAGTACGTGCTCTTGACTATAACGGAGAAGTATTTGAACTTGAAGCAGATGGCTTACTCGCAATTTGTATTCAACATGAAATGGATCATCTTGTTGGTAAATTGTTTGTTGATTATCTATCTCCATTAAAACGTCAGCGTATTCGCCAAAAGGTTGAAAAGCTGGATAGAATGAGAGCAAAAGAAGCAAAAACGGCTAACTAA
- the fmt gene encoding methionyl-tRNA formyltransferase yields MSESLKIIFAGTPEFAAGHLAALLKTHHQVVGVLTPPDKPAGRGKKLTPSPVKILAEEHQIPVFQPTTLKKEENHQWIKEHDADLMIVVAYGFILPKAVLDIPRLGCLNVHGSLLPRWRGAAPIQRSIWAGDAESGVTIMQMDEGLDTGDMLYKAKCPIMPEDTSATLYDKLAVIGPEALIATLDLISKHQCAPEKQDDSLANYAEKLSKEEAKIDWKLSAEQIERCIRAFNPWPMSYFTIQEQLIKVWNAEVIAREHNEKPGTIISADKNGICIATANGLLNITQLQPPGKKAMSAQDLLNSRREWFVPGQQIN; encoded by the coding sequence GTGTCAGAATCGCTAAAAATTATCTTTGCAGGCACGCCTGAATTTGCTGCTGGCCATTTGGCTGCTTTACTTAAAACTCATCATCAAGTTGTCGGCGTTCTAACTCCCCCAGATAAGCCTGCGGGGCGAGGAAAAAAATTGACGCCTAGCCCAGTAAAAATATTAGCGGAAGAACATCAAATACCCGTTTTTCAGCCAACCACATTGAAAAAGGAAGAAAATCATCAATGGATTAAAGAGCATGATGCTGATTTGATGATTGTTGTCGCTTATGGTTTTATTTTACCAAAAGCGGTGTTAGACATTCCTCGCCTCGGCTGCCTGAATGTTCACGGCTCTTTACTCCCTCGTTGGCGAGGTGCGGCACCAATTCAACGTTCCATTTGGGCTGGTGATGCAGAAAGTGGCGTAACCATTATGCAAATGGATGAAGGGCTAGATACAGGTGACATGCTTTATAAAGCAAAATGTCCAATTATGCCTGAAGATACTAGTGCAACACTTTATGACAAATTGGCTGTTATCGGCCCTGAAGCATTGATAGCTACTTTAGATCTTATTTCTAAACATCAATGTGCACCAGAAAAACAAGACGACTCACTGGCAAATTACGCAGAAAAACTGTCGAAAGAAGAAGCTAAAATTGACTGGAAATTATCAGCAGAACAAATTGAGCGTTGTATTAGAGCCTTTAACCCCTGGCCAATGAGCTATTTTACGATCCAAGAACAACTGATCAAAGTTTGGAACGCTGAAGTCATTGCTAGAGAGCATAATGAAAAACCAGGTACCATCATTAGCGCTGATAAAAATGGCATATGCATAGCGACTGCCAATGGGCTGCTAAATATCACTCAATTGCAGCCTCCAGGTAAAAAAGCAATGAGCGCCCAAGATTTGCTCAACTCTCGCCGTGAATGGTTCGTACCGGGCCAGCAAATTAATTAA
- the rsmB gene encoding 16S rRNA (cytosine(967)-C(5))-methyltransferase RsmB yields the protein MKNTYNLRSIAAVAIGQVIDGGQSLSAVLPELQKNINDKDKPLLQEICFGVLRYLPKLEWFVSQLMEKPLTGKQRTLHYLIMVGIYQLLYTRIPAHAALAETVNGAVALKRPQLKGLVNGVLRSFQRQQAQLEERSTGNASQYLHPSWLLKRLQSAYPQDWQSIVEANNLRPPMWLRVNSQHHNAKQYQELLANEGINAELHPLHPSAIRLAEPISVTKLPGFEDGWSTVQDVSAQGCAELLDPQNGDSILDLCAAPGGKTTHILELAPKAHVLAVDIDEHRLKRVKENLLRLKQQAAVVQGDGTKPEQWADAQLFDRILLDAPCSATGVIRRHPDIKWLRRDSDINELTTLQSQILESIWPYLKVGGTLVYATCSVMPEENSLQVKNFLAKHPEAILNDGTEAGLQILPSAAGGDGFFYARLVKQAI from the coding sequence ATGAAAAATACATATAACTTGCGTAGTATCGCAGCGGTAGCCATCGGCCAAGTCATCGATGGTGGACAATCTCTTAGCGCGGTATTACCTGAATTACAAAAAAATATAAATGATAAAGATAAACCTCTATTACAAGAGATTTGCTTTGGTGTACTACGCTATTTACCTAAGTTGGAATGGTTCGTCAGTCAACTAATGGAAAAACCATTAACAGGTAAACAAAGAACATTGCATTACCTGATTATGGTTGGGATCTATCAACTACTCTATACTCGTATCCCTGCTCACGCAGCACTAGCAGAAACGGTGAATGGCGCTGTTGCACTCAAACGTCCCCAATTAAAAGGCTTAGTCAACGGGGTACTCAGATCATTTCAAAGACAACAAGCTCAACTCGAAGAACGTAGTACAGGCAATGCTAGCCAATATCTTCATCCTAGTTGGCTATTAAAACGTCTACAAAGCGCATACCCACAAGACTGGCAATCTATTGTGGAAGCAAATAATTTGCGTCCTCCTATGTGGTTAAGAGTTAACTCACAACATCATAATGCTAAGCAATACCAAGAATTATTAGCGAATGAAGGAATTAATGCTGAGCTACACCCATTACATCCTTCTGCAATAAGATTAGCTGAACCCATATCAGTAACAAAGTTACCTGGCTTTGAAGATGGTTGGTCAACAGTACAAGACGTTTCAGCCCAAGGCTGCGCTGAATTACTTGACCCCCAAAATGGTGATTCTATTCTTGATCTATGTGCAGCACCCGGCGGTAAAACAACACATATATTAGAGCTCGCCCCTAAAGCCCATGTACTAGCAGTCGACATTGATGAACATCGTCTTAAACGGGTAAAAGAAAATCTGTTACGACTCAAACAGCAAGCAGCTGTAGTCCAAGGCGATGGTACGAAACCTGAGCAATGGGCAGATGCACAACTGTTTGATCGCATTCTGCTTGATGCACCGTGTTCAGCGACAGGTGTAATACGCCGCCACCCTGATATCAAATGGCTAAGGCGTGATTCTGATATTAACGAATTAACTACGCTTCAGTCTCAAATACTTGAATCAATTTGGCCTTACTTAAAAGTTGGTGGAACACTTGTTTATGCAACATGCTCAGTGATGCCAGAAGAAAATAGCCTTCAAGTAAAAAACTTTTTAGCAAAACATCCTGAAGCTATACTCAACGATGGAACCGAAGCAGGTTTACAAATACTACCAAGTGCAGCAGGCGGTGATGGCTTTTTTTATGCACGTTTAGTAAAACAAGCCATTTAA